A genomic region of Deltaproteobacteria bacterium contains the following coding sequences:
- a CDS encoding VOC family protein, with the protein MRDRPKYGCRMRAFHHLALQVVDLPRQEAFYRELFELPVLQRWPDGQGGERSVWLGLEGGFIALEKAPPGSPLPVRGDFGDARVGYYVFALRIEKAERQAWEARLEKAGVAIERRTAFSLFFRDPEGNRLAVSHHPDAVE; encoded by the coding sequence ATGCGCGATCGGCCGAAGTATGGTTGTCGCATGAGAGCCTTTCACCACTTGGCTTTGCAGGTCGTCGACCTGCCGCGACAAGAGGCCTTCTACCGCGAGCTCTTCGAGCTGCCCGTACTCCAGCGCTGGCCCGACGGGCAGGGCGGCGAGCGCTCGGTCTGGCTGGGGCTCGAAGGCGGCTTCATCGCGCTCGAGAAGGCGCCGCCAGGTTCGCCCCTTCCGGTCCGGGGAGACTTCGGCGACGCGCGCGTGGGCTACTACGTCTTCGCGCTCCGCATCGAAAAGGCCGAGCGGCAGGCCTGGGAAGCGCGGCTCGAAAAGGCCGGCGTGGCCATCGAGCGGCGCACCGCGTTCAGCCTCTTCTTCCGCGACCCGGAGGGCAATCGGCTGGCCGTTTCGCACCACCCGGACGCGGTCGAATGA
- a CDS encoding PEGA domain-containing protein — protein sequence MRWLLLLLLGGCASAPPTPFPQLAQVKGREAPPGNLVLQTAPQDAQVAVDGVVQGLGSDFDGVHGALKLKEGEHSLKVTRDGYRPFAATVFTSDDGRQTLQVSLDKL from the coding sequence GTGAGGTGGCTCCTGCTCCTCCTGCTGGGCGGCTGCGCCAGCGCGCCCCCGACGCCGTTTCCCCAGCTCGCCCAGGTGAAGGGCAGGGAGGCGCCGCCGGGCAACCTGGTGCTCCAGACCGCCCCCCAGGACGCGCAGGTGGCGGTGGACGGCGTGGTGCAGGGGCTGGGCTCGGACTTCGACGGCGTGCACGGCGCGCTCAAGCTCAAAGAAGGTGAGCACAGCTTGAAGGTCACTCGCGACGGCTACCGCCCCTTCGCCGCCACGGTCTTCACTTCCGACGATGGCAGGCAGACGCTGCAGGTCTCGCTGGACAAGCTTTAG
- a CDS encoding enoyl-CoA hydratase/isomerase family protein, producing the protein MGDEFRVEQRGHVEVWTIDGEDRRNSISQAMLARLKALVADAATRKLRAVVLTGAGDKAFCAGADLKERAGMSEADVRTFLSTLRATFRALEHGDTVFIAALNGAAFGGGTELALACDLRVAAPTAELGLTEVKLGIIPGGGGTQRLARLVGLGRAKELVLSGRRVNADEALAMGLVNRVAGGSVVADAVALADEIANNAPIAVAAAKHAIDEGFDLPLDEGLACEQKHYAKTLPTKDRLEGLAAFREKRKPVYRGE; encoded by the coding sequence ATGGGCGACGAGTTCCGGGTCGAGCAGCGCGGCCACGTGGAGGTCTGGACCATCGACGGCGAGGACCGTCGGAACAGCATCTCCCAGGCGATGCTCGCGCGGCTCAAGGCGCTCGTGGCCGACGCGGCGACGCGCAAGCTGCGCGCGGTGGTGCTCACGGGCGCGGGCGACAAGGCCTTCTGCGCGGGCGCCGACCTGAAAGAGCGCGCGGGCATGAGCGAGGCCGACGTGCGCACGTTCCTCTCCACGCTGCGGGCCACCTTCCGCGCGCTGGAGCACGGCGACACGGTGTTCATCGCGGCGCTCAACGGCGCGGCGTTCGGTGGCGGCACCGAGCTCGCGCTCGCGTGCGACCTGCGCGTGGCCGCGCCGACCGCGGAGCTCGGGCTCACCGAGGTGAAGCTGGGCATCATCCCCGGCGGCGGCGGGACCCAGCGGCTGGCGCGACTGGTCGGCCTCGGACGCGCGAAGGAGCTCGTGCTCAGCGGCCGCCGAGTCAATGCCGACGAGGCGCTCGCGATGGGGCTCGTGAATCGCGTGGCGGGTGGAAGTGTCGTCGCGGATGCCGTGGCGCTCGCGGACGAGATCGCGAACAATGCGCCGATTGCGGTCGCCGCGGCCAAGCACGCTATCGACGAGGGCTTCGATCTGCCTCTCGACGAAGGCCTCGCGTGCGAGCAGAAGCACTACGCCAAGACGCTGCCCACGAAGGATCGCCTCGAGGGCCTGGCGGCGTTCCGCGAGAAGCGCAAGCCCGTGTACCGCGGCGAGTAG
- a CDS encoding response regulator, whose translation MARILIVDDNMDLGALLANAFSERGHSVTLHLLGRDALSAVQTTPLDAAIVDLHLPDIRGTEVLAALKSANVPSVAISGVFRGFIFDHQMKNEFGAKAMIEKPFELTSLVTLVEGLLPGAIQRPATPVEPPELALGEDVDVDPVASGTAEAAQAVASEREAMARKRAALDDLPFSGRKVWGSGSDARPATGQQRAIASLGPQAAPLANTSVPRLLAAAHQGKLTGELRLKRGQVVKVIWLDAGRPIYAASNVAAERFGRHAVAKGILTADDLLTVQELAAREQVKTGEAMVRLGLLSADTRSALLHDQALQIIASTFEWPDGEHQFISRKVGKADVMPLALSLPAVMLAGFLRVPLVKLRDRLPRDKMLSPAPDPVFELHQLELSPAQARLVMAADGTKTVEDLVSLADMEEREALALLEMLLELRVIEPRASSANKRIVLV comes from the coding sequence ATGGCGCGCATCCTCATCGTCGACGACAACATGGACCTGGGCGCGCTGCTCGCCAACGCCTTCAGTGAGCGCGGCCACTCGGTAACCCTGCACCTCCTCGGCCGCGACGCGCTCTCCGCGGTTCAGACCACCCCGCTCGACGCGGCGATCGTCGACCTCCACCTGCCCGACATCCGCGGCACCGAGGTGCTGGCCGCGCTGAAGAGCGCCAACGTGCCCTCGGTGGCCATCAGCGGCGTGTTTCGCGGCTTCATCTTCGATCATCAGATGAAGAACGAGTTCGGCGCCAAGGCGATGATCGAGAAGCCGTTCGAGCTCACCAGCCTGGTGACGCTGGTGGAAGGGCTCTTGCCCGGCGCGATTCAGCGTCCGGCGACGCCCGTAGAGCCGCCGGAGCTCGCGCTCGGCGAGGACGTCGACGTGGATCCGGTGGCCAGCGGCACCGCCGAAGCCGCGCAAGCGGTGGCCAGCGAGCGCGAGGCCATGGCGCGAAAGCGCGCCGCCCTCGACGACCTGCCCTTCTCCGGGCGCAAGGTCTGGGGCTCGGGCAGCGACGCGCGTCCGGCGACCGGACAGCAGCGCGCCATCGCCTCGCTCGGGCCGCAAGCGGCGCCCCTCGCCAACACCAGCGTGCCGCGGCTGCTCGCGGCGGCGCACCAGGGCAAGCTCACCGGCGAGCTGCGGCTCAAGCGCGGCCAGGTGGTGAAGGTCATCTGGCTGGATGCCGGCCGGCCGATCTACGCCGCGTCGAACGTGGCCGCGGAGCGCTTCGGGCGGCACGCGGTGGCCAAGGGCATCCTCACCGCCGACGACCTGCTCACGGTGCAGGAGCTGGCCGCGCGCGAACAGGTGAAGACCGGCGAGGCCATGGTGCGGCTCGGCCTGCTCAGCGCCGACACGCGCAGCGCGCTCCTGCACGATCAAGCGCTGCAGATCATCGCCAGCACCTTCGAGTGGCCCGACGGCGAGCACCAGTTCATCAGCCGCAAGGTGGGTAAGGCCGACGTCATGCCGCTCGCGCTCTCGTTGCCCGCGGTGATGCTCGCGGGCTTCCTGCGCGTGCCACTGGTGAAGCTGCGCGACAGGCTCCCGCGCGACAAGATGCTCAGCCCCGCGCCGGATCCGGTCTTCGAGCTGCACCAGCTGGAGCTCTCGCCCGCCCAGGCGCGGCTGGTGATGGCCGCGGATGGCACGAAGACCGTCGAGGACCTGGTGTCGCTCGCGGACATGGAAGAGCGCGAGGCGCTGGCGCTGCTGGAGATGCTGCTCGAGCTGCGCGTGATCGAGCCGCGCGCGTCGAGCGCGAATAAGCGCATCGTGCTGGTGTAG
- a CDS encoding FecR domain-containing protein — protein sequence MRHAWVGAALAVVLSTPGVALAASAGSITFLEGKAFRAPGGDASKQEPLANGGSVEAGDLISTEAKSRLEITLADSSIVRVGPKSATQLSQADFADGQRKVSAKLVLGNVWAKVSSALGGDQKFEVTTERAVAGVRGTTFRVDSRKDKVVVVKVFAGAVAVAGSSIPRPLAPEMASDKKPGRTQVAGPHQVSKAEWEKIVGAQMKITVAADGKPGEPEKFADADECKDDWTRWNRARDGEPCAK from the coding sequence ATGAGGCATGCATGGGTGGGCGCCGCGCTGGCGGTGGTGCTTTCGACGCCGGGCGTGGCGCTGGCCGCCTCGGCCGGTTCGATCACGTTCCTCGAGGGCAAGGCCTTCCGCGCGCCGGGCGGTGACGCGAGCAAGCAGGAGCCGCTCGCCAACGGCGGCAGCGTGGAGGCGGGCGACCTCATCAGCACCGAGGCCAAGAGCCGCCTGGAGATCACCCTGGCGGACTCGAGCATCGTGCGCGTGGGCCCCAAGTCCGCGACCCAGCTCAGCCAGGCCGACTTCGCCGACGGCCAGCGCAAGGTCTCGGCCAAGCTCGTGCTCGGAAACGTCTGGGCCAAGGTCTCCAGCGCCCTGGGCGGCGACCAGAAGTTCGAGGTCACCACCGAGCGCGCGGTGGCCGGCGTCCGCGGCACCACCTTCCGCGTGGACTCGCGCAAGGACAAGGTCGTCGTCGTCAAGGTCTTCGCGGGCGCGGTGGCGGTGGCGGGCAGCTCCATTCCCCGGCCGCTGGCGCCGGAGATGGCCTCCGACAAGAAGCCGGGCCGCACCCAGGTGGCGGGGCCGCACCAGGTATCGAAGGCCGAGTGGGAGAAGATCGTGGGCGCGCAGATGAAGATCACCGTGGCCGCCGACGGCAAGCCCGGCGAGCCCGAGAAGTTCGCCGACGCCGACGAGTGCAAGGACGACTGGACCCGCTGGAACCGCGCGCGCGACGGCGAGCCCTGCGCGAAGTAG
- a CDS encoding general secretion pathway protein GspE, with the protein MSELANVLLKLRAVTQEQLEEAIDAQILNGGRLGTNLVELGHITEQQLADALQTLHRVPALHGEIVPHESALSMIKPEWCDKHNLVPLRFEGGRLYIGLLSPYTPEQLRLLGERLGHEVQQLLIPEFRMNQLLRKYAKAFRPVRQVDLTHAAQLAGEAVEEKKEGTDELMSEEEFQSLYAQALSGGRHSSLEEAHAEHDSKPLIEAQEDHEASPLHGIHPPEASPLPPLRPTTKPAAEPIMVIPPKAVPLQPLSFAEAQAAISQIHDREGVAHLVMRFAAGKFKRALLFTLHGEVATGWEGVGEGLAGNRARRVAVPMAPGGPFALVRKSCSHFIGPFKSDPGIDAFFKLAGGAPQTALLMPILARGRVVNILYADHGAQKPTTPDIGELMILVQKVGRTYEEFLAKQKKAKLAALAVAR; encoded by the coding sequence ATGAGCGAACTGGCCAACGTCCTCCTGAAGCTGCGCGCCGTCACCCAGGAGCAGCTCGAAGAGGCCATCGACGCGCAGATCCTGAACGGCGGCCGGCTGGGCACCAACCTGGTCGAGCTCGGGCACATCACCGAGCAGCAGCTCGCCGACGCCCTGCAGACTCTTCACCGCGTGCCCGCGCTGCACGGCGAGATCGTGCCGCACGAGAGCGCGCTCTCGATGATCAAGCCGGAGTGGTGCGACAAGCACAACCTGGTGCCGCTGCGCTTCGAGGGCGGCCGGCTCTACATTGGCCTGCTCTCGCCGTACACGCCGGAGCAGCTGCGGCTCCTGGGCGAGCGGCTGGGCCACGAGGTGCAGCAGTTGCTCATCCCCGAGTTCCGGATGAACCAGCTCCTGCGCAAGTACGCCAAGGCCTTCCGTCCGGTGCGCCAGGTGGATCTCACGCACGCCGCGCAGCTCGCAGGCGAAGCCGTCGAGGAGAAGAAGGAAGGCACCGACGAGCTGATGAGCGAGGAGGAGTTCCAGAGCCTCTACGCGCAGGCGCTCTCGGGCGGCCGGCATTCGAGCCTCGAGGAGGCGCACGCCGAGCATGACTCCAAGCCGCTCATCGAGGCCCAGGAAGACCACGAGGCCAGCCCGCTGCACGGCATCCACCCGCCCGAGGCCTCGCCGCTGCCGCCGTTGCGCCCCACGACCAAGCCGGCCGCCGAGCCGATCATGGTCATTCCGCCCAAGGCGGTGCCGCTCCAGCCGCTCTCGTTTGCCGAGGCCCAGGCAGCCATCTCGCAGATCCACGATCGCGAGGGCGTGGCCCATTTGGTGATGCGCTTCGCCGCAGGCAAGTTCAAGCGTGCGCTGCTGTTCACGCTGCACGGCGAGGTCGCGACGGGCTGGGAGGGCGTGGGCGAAGGGCTCGCCGGCAACCGCGCGCGCCGGGTGGCGGTCCCCATGGCGCCGGGCGGGCCGTTCGCGCTGGTGCGGAAGAGCTGCTCGCACTTCATCGGGCCCTTCAAGAGCGACCCGGGCATCGACGCGTTCTTCAAGCTGGCCGGCGGCGCGCCCCAGACGGCGCTGCTCATGCCCATCCTCGCGCGCGGGCGCGTGGTGAACATCCTCTACGCGGATCACGGCGCGCAGAAGCCGACCACGCCCGACATCGGCGAGCTGATGATCCTCGTGCAGAAGGTGGGGCGCACGTACGAGGAGTTCCTGGCCAAGCAGAAGAAGGCCAAGCTCGCGGCGCTCGCGGTCGCGCGCTAG
- a CDS encoding PilZ domain-containing protein translates to MSSCRKSPRVALDIFLNKFIEGTPFLCRSTDISAEGMYVGTLIEPTLDAANETEGGTVGLQFQLPGTEEVIYAEGEIIRSQQRKRAVGYGIKFTHLARRHQALIENYVRVRLAA, encoded by the coding sequence ATGTCCAGCTGCCGCAAGTCGCCCCGCGTTGCCCTCGACATCTTCCTCAATAAGTTCATCGAGGGGACGCCGTTCCTCTGCCGCTCCACCGACATCTCCGCCGAGGGCATGTACGTGGGCACCTTGATCGAGCCCACCCTCGACGCGGCCAACGAGACCGAAGGCGGCACCGTGGGCCTGCAGTTCCAGCTCCCTGGCACCGAAGAGGTCATCTACGCCGAGGGCGAGATCATCCGCAGCCAGCAGCGCAAGCGCGCCGTGGGCTACGGCATCAAGTTCACGCACCTCGCGCGCCGCCACCAGGCGCTCATCGAGAATTACGTGCGCGTCCGCCTCGCGGCGTAG